In a genomic window of Thermogemmata fonticola:
- a CDS encoding 4Fe-4S single cluster domain-containing protein — MDPPKELHQLERPERRVESLLTSTEIVAQIAQIVPCTEAEGPGRRFAVWFQGCPLRCPGCCNPDFLPFAGGKPMTVTEILELLDSSRLQHQLEGITLLGGEPTAQPLAAAAIARGAWERGLTVLLFSGFTLEQLREKQDPAIHNLLAHTDILVDGPYDRDQPETQRRWIGSANQRVHFLTSRCAWDERWFQKNTLEIRVRGREIIVNGYPAASTRIIRRWQKNRN; from the coding sequence ATGGATCCGCCGAAGGAATTACATCAGTTGGAAAGGCCGGAACGCCGGGTCGAGTCCTTATTGACCTCTACGGAGATTGTAGCTCAGATTGCCCAGATTGTACCCTGTACGGAGGCGGAGGGACCGGGGCGGCGGTTTGCCGTTTGGTTTCAGGGATGCCCCCTGCGTTGCCCCGGTTGTTGTAACCCGGATTTTTTGCCGTTCGCTGGTGGAAAACCAATGACCGTGACGGAAATCCTCGAACTGTTGGACAGCAGCCGCCTGCAACACCAGTTGGAAGGAATTACATTATTGGGGGGCGAACCTACGGCCCAACCTCTCGCGGCAGCCGCAATTGCACGAGGAGCTTGGGAACGAGGGCTAACGGTCTTGCTCTTCAGCGGCTTTACCTTGGAACAATTGCGGGAAAAACAAGACCCAGCCATCCACAACTTGCTTGCCCACACCGATATTTTGGTCGATGGTCCCTATGATCGTGATCAGCCGGAGACGCAGCGCCGCTGGATAGGTTCCGCGAACCAACGGGTCCATTTTTTGACCTCGCGCTGCGCATGGGATGAACGCTGGTTCCAGAAGAACACCCTGGAAATTCGCGTACGTGGCCGGGAAATTATCGTCAATGGGTATCCCGCCGCCAGTACGCGGATCATCCGAAGATGGCAAAAGAATCGCAACTAG
- the rtcA gene encoding RNA 3'-terminal phosphate cyclase, with the protein MVELDGSVGEGGGQIVRSALTLALMTGQPFKLVNIRSGRSRPGLQPQHVTCVKAAAEVGRARFKGGEVGSTTLYFEPHQVQAGQYRWDIRTAGAVSLVLQTIYLPLLLRTTQPSEVVITGGTHVPNAPCVHFLQLTWSAYLLRMGLKVAVELVRPGFYPRGGGQIRVLLEPAPAVLPLQLLDCPHLDTATVWSACAGLPRSVAERQAQRLKERLHAESLKTVVQVEQWQALSPGTMAAVVFRQTPVPTLFFALGERGKPAEAVADEAAEEALAFLHSQAPVDPHSADQLLLPLAFSQQSSAFRTSTITRHLVTNAHVVRTFLPISINLQGEEGTSGIVHIGSVL; encoded by the coding sequence ATGGTAGAATTGGATGGTTCGGTTGGCGAAGGGGGTGGTCAAATTGTCCGCTCAGCGTTGACCTTGGCGTTGATGACGGGCCAACCTTTCAAATTGGTCAACATCCGTTCAGGACGAAGTCGGCCGGGGTTGCAACCGCAGCATGTGACTTGTGTCAAGGCCGCCGCCGAAGTGGGGCGCGCGCGTTTCAAAGGGGGTGAGGTTGGTTCAACTACACTTTATTTTGAACCGCATCAGGTCCAAGCGGGTCAATATCGCTGGGATATCCGCACTGCAGGGGCGGTCTCGCTGGTCTTGCAAACGATCTATTTACCTTTGCTGTTGCGAACGACCCAGCCCAGTGAAGTGGTGATCACTGGAGGGACCCACGTTCCCAATGCACCCTGCGTGCATTTTTTGCAGCTCACTTGGTCGGCATATCTCCTACGCATGGGATTGAAGGTGGCTGTGGAATTGGTGCGTCCCGGTTTCTATCCCCGTGGCGGCGGCCAAATACGCGTCCTCTTGGAGCCGGCTCCCGCCGTCCTTCCCCTGCAGTTGCTGGATTGTCCGCATCTCGACACAGCCACCGTTTGGAGTGCTTGTGCTGGACTGCCTCGTTCCGTTGCCGAACGTCAGGCTCAACGGCTCAAAGAGCGGTTGCATGCCGAAAGTCTGAAAACAGTGGTGCAAGTGGAACAGTGGCAAGCATTATCTCCCGGTACAATGGCCGCTGTCGTTTTCCGGCAGACGCCCGTGCCCACCCTCTTCTTTGCCCTCGGCGAGCGAGGGAAACCTGCGGAAGCCGTCGCGGACGAGGCGGCGGAAGAGGCCCTTGCCTTCCTTCATTCCCAAGCCCCAGTGGATCCGCATTCCGCCGATCAATTACTGCTTCCGCTCGCCTTCAGCCAGCAATCCAGCGCCTTTCGCACCTCCACGATCACCCGGCATCTCGTAACCAATGCGCATGTTGTGCGTACTTTCTTGCCCATCTCCATAAATCTCCAGGGTGAGGAAGGGACTTCCGGTATTGTGCACATAGGCAGCGTGCTATAA